A genomic window from Silene latifolia isolate original U9 population chromosome Y, ASM4854445v1, whole genome shotgun sequence includes:
- the LOC141629742 gene encoding uncharacterized protein LOC141629742, protein MEVSVLVEYEWRPNICSVCKGIGHMSGKCRKAGVSSAPGPAPTHVPAKPVQVWRPVVRPRPVITQKGKALMQVTVVNPVSHALKFGGPTYHDSSVLVPDSPIIQMVRQEHNSPLTTSKTYAESVFHVTQIACSVQQITAEVTELETGAVFWFTVVYVFNDEDDKRSLWTKLQHIKDMNSWISKLRGAFFTWNNKQYPSTRVFSRINRCMVTEDWIHQYPDSYAYFMNEGLFDHTPVICYRRKNCQIRKTSFRNFNMWGLDENFKSIVKREWDTPISGISMFQVITKLRNLKKPLKELNKNRYSDIEKATKVARQQLDELQTQMHRQPDDPLIIEAEKAAAKTFYGLQKAMFSFLQQKAKTKWLKEGDENTAYYHRKIKARQVHNKVLQIKDMHGTTQTYPKDIEKAFLEFYMDLLGTSKAVKSVHVPTVRTCNMVSDQHTIELLRPVSIEEVKHCFSSIPSTKSPGPDGYSSQFFNDSWEKVGQDIFDAMNNFFHTGKILKQINSTNITLIPKNTNPGSVIEFRPIACCNTIYKCIAKLLCSRLGKGSRGLSQGDPLSPLLFTLCMEFLPRILHVIGQHQDFKFYPLCGSLRLNHLLFADDLLMFSRGDECYIVWLLRAFSIFSVSSALCLNKEKSNIYFNGMCQGSIDNILQVSGFLRGKLPFRYLGMPISSKKLTKNEGMKLIDKITARIRSWGAKHLSYSGRLVLELYLGGNDTYMKTPNVKWESCCTPKDEDGKWLGEDKEYTVAGGYEWLRAPQPKISWRYTCQNSMNIPRTSFIFWAAVKERLLTKDRLVKMRYGVDTTCFLCGTAQESHKHLFYDCCFSEYCIHLWQQQLQITFPARELSSWFSKHHGISKLQKKLMCSGQVVVVYAIWKARNKARVDQVVIQPLALMKHVLKEVLSRFWSKNAADTQKTIVMYIGV, encoded by the exons ATGGAAGTTAGTGTGCTGGTGGAGTATGAATGGAGGCCTAATATCTGTAGTGTATGCAAGGGTATAGGCCACATGTCAGGAAAATGCAGGAAAGCAGGTGTGAGCTCTGCTCCTGGTCCTGCCCCTACTCATGTCCCTGCTAAACCAGTTCAAGTATGGCGTCCTGTTGTGAGACCAAGGCCTGTGATTACTCAGAAGGGTAAGGCACTTATGCAAGTTACTGTTGTCAATCCTGTAAGCCATGCTCTCAAATTTGGTGGCCCTACTTACCATGATTCCAGTGTATTAGTGCCTGATAGCCCTATCATTCAGATGGTGAGACAGGAACATAACTCTCCTTTAACTACTTCGAAAACTTATGCTGAATCT GTGTTTCATGTTACTCAAATAGCTTGTTCTGTGCAACAAATCACTGCTGAAGTCactgaattggaaactggagctGTCTTTTGGTTTACTGTGGTCTATGTTTTTAATGATGAGGATGATAAAAGGAGTCTATGGACTAAGCTTCAGCATATTAAGGATATGAACTCT TGGATATCCAAGCTCAGGGGGGCATTTTTCACTTGGAATAACAAACAATACCCGTCCACTAGGGTTTTTTCTCGCATTAATAGATGTATGGTCACTGAGGATTGGATTCACCAGTACCCTGACAGTTATGCTTATTTTATGAATGAGGGATTGTTTGATCATACGCCTGTTATTTGCTATAGAAGAAAGAATTGTCAGATCAGGAAAACCTCGTTCAGAAACTTCAATATGTGGGGTTTGGATGAAAACTTCAAAAGCATTGTTAAAAGGGAATGGGATACTCCTATATCTGGAATTTCAATGTTCCAGGTTATCACTAAGTTAAGGAACTTGAAAAAGCCTCTGAAGGAACTTAACAAGAACAGGTACTCTGATATTGAAAAAGCTACTAAGGTAGCTAGACAACAACTGGATGAATTACAAACCCAAATGCATAGGCAACCTGATGATCCTCTGATTATTGAAGCTGAGAAGGCGGCTGCCAAAACTTTCTATGGTCTTCAGAAAGCAATGTTTAGTTTCCTTCAACAGAAGGCAAAGACTAAATGGCTTAAAGAGGGAGATGAAAATACTGCTTATTATCATAGGAAAATCAAAGCTAGGCAGGTTCACAATAAAGTTCTTCAGATTAAGGATATGCATGGTACTACTCAGACTTATCCTAAAGACATTGAGAAGGCTTTCCTGGAATTTTATATGGATCTGTTGGGCACTAGCAAGGCTGTCAAAAGTGTTCATGTACCTACTGTAAGGACATGTAACATGGTTTCTGATCAACATACTATTGAGCTGCTTAGACCTGTGAGTATTGAGGAAGTCAAGCACTGTTTTTCCTCTATCCCCTCCACTAAGTCACCTGGTCCTGATGGCTATTCTAGCCAATTTTTTAATGACTCATGGGAGAAAGTGGGACAGGACATCTTTGATGCTATGAATAATTTCTTTCATACTGGTAAAATCCTAAAGCAAATTAACTCTACCAATATTACACTCATCCCCAAAAATACAAATCCTGGTAGTGTCATAGAATTTCGACCCATTGCGTGTTGTAACACCATATACAAATGCATTGCTAAACTTTTGTGCTCTAGATTGGGGAAG GGAAGTAGAGGATTAAGCCAGGGAGACCCTTTGTCTCCCCTCCTTTTTACTCTATGCATGGAGTTTTTACCCCGTATTCTGCATGTTATTGGTCAACATCAAGACTTTAAATTTTACCCTCTGTGTGGCTCTCTTAGGCTTAATCATCTTctttttgctgatgatttatTAATGTTCTCAAGAGGTGATGAATGTTATATTGTGTGGCTCCTAAGAGCCTTCTCAATCTTCTCTGTCTCTTCTGCCCTTTGTCTCAATAAGGAAAAGTCTAATATATATTTTAATGGTATGTGCCAAGGGAGTATTGATAATATTTTGCAAGTATCAGGGTTTCTGAGAGGCAAGCTACCCTTCAGGTATTTGGGAATGCCAATTTCTTCTAAAAAATTAACTAAGAATGAAGGAATGAAGCTTATTGATAAGATCACTGCTCGAATAAGATCTTGGGGTGCAAAACACCTATCTTATTCAGGGAGACTAGTGCTG GAATTATATTTGGGGGGCAATGATACTTATATGAAAACTCCTAATGTTAAGTGGGAGTCTTGCTGCACTCCTAAAGATGAAGATG GTAAATGGTTGGGAGAGGATAAAGAGTATACTGTTGCGGGAGGCTATGAGTGGTTGAGAGCTCCACAACCCAAAATTAGTTGGAGGTATACCTGCCAAAACTCTATGAACATACCTAGGACCTCCTTTATATTTTGGGCTGCAGTGAAAGAAAGACTCCTAACAAAAGATCGTCTGGTTAAGATGAGATATGGAGTTGATACTACTTGTTTTTTGTGTGGTACTGCTCAGGAATCTCACAAACATCTTTTCTATGATTGTTGCTTTAGTGAGTACTGTATTCATCTCTGGCAGCAACAACTGCAAATTACCTTCCCTGCTCGTGAACTTTCCTCCTGGTTTAGTAAGCATCATGGGATTTCAAAGCTGCAGAAGAAGCTGATGTGTTCAGGTCAGGTGGTTGTTGTCTATGCAATCTGGAAAGCTCGTAATAAGGCAAGGGTTGATCAGGTTGTTATTCAGCCACTAGCTTTGATGAAGCATGTTCTTAAAGAAGTTTTATCTCGGTTTTGGTCTAAGAATGCTG CTGATACTCAGAAAACAATTGTGATGTATATTGGTGTTTGA